A single genomic interval of Arthrobacter sp. NicSoilB8 harbors:
- the glgX gene encoding glycogen debranching protein GlgX, with amino-acid sequence MEVWPGTAYPLGATFDGTGTNFALFSERAERVELCLLADDLTETRIELTEVDGYVWHCYLPQIQPGQKYGYRVHGPYEPENGNRFNANKLLMDPYAKAIQGQIDWDPALFSYNFGDPASRNDADSAPHTMHGVVINPFFDWDGDRQPRIPYHESVIYEAHVKGLTELHPEIPEEQRGTYAGVSHPAVIEHLKKLGITAIELMPVHQFVNDGTLVEKGLNNYWGYNTIGFFAPQNTYSSSGDVGHQVQEFKAMVRELHKAGIEVILDVVYNHTAEGNHLGPTLSFKGIDNAAYYRLVDDDLKHYMDYTGTGNSLNVRHPHSLQLLMDSLRYWVTEMHVDGFRFDLASTLAREFYDVDKLSTFFELIQQDPIVSQVKLIAEPWDVGPGGYQVGNFPPQWTEWNGKYRDTVRDFWRGEPSTLGEFASRLTGSADLYESSARRPVASINFVTAHDGFTMRDLVSYNEKHNDANGEGNNDGESHNRSWNCGAEGDTDDDAVLTLRARQQRNFIATLLLSQGVPMILHGDELGRTQQGNNNTYCQDSELSWVHWEDMDQPLVEFTAVVNKVRRDHPIFRRSRFFDGRPVRRGEGEKLPDIVWLNTDGKEMLPEDWDSGFGRTIGVFYNGHGIQEQDSRGRRITDDSFLLAFNAHDGNVDFLLPAGEYSPFWEVVVDTADMADTDQPLKAGTVLPLAAKSLVVLRAYSGPEVEVDYSAAASLAARAETPAAPAPEAPAPVEEAPAAPAETPDAPAEPEAAPEPETAPEPETAPEPETAPEPEPAPEPETAPEPETAPEPEPAPEPETAPEPETAPEPEPAPEPEPAPKKPAPAKRGSSKAAKKPRARKGPAS; translated from the coding sequence ATGGAAGTCTGGCCCGGAACGGCTTACCCGCTGGGAGCCACTTTTGACGGCACTGGTACCAACTTTGCCCTGTTCAGCGAACGCGCCGAGCGGGTGGAACTGTGCCTCCTGGCTGACGACCTGACCGAGACCCGGATCGAACTGACCGAGGTGGACGGCTACGTATGGCACTGCTACCTGCCGCAGATCCAGCCCGGGCAGAAGTACGGCTACCGCGTCCACGGACCCTACGAGCCGGAGAACGGCAACCGGTTCAACGCCAACAAGCTGCTGATGGACCCGTATGCCAAGGCCATCCAGGGCCAGATCGACTGGGACCCGGCGCTCTTTTCCTACAACTTCGGGGACCCTGCATCCCGCAACGACGCCGACTCGGCGCCGCACACCATGCACGGCGTGGTCATCAACCCGTTCTTCGACTGGGACGGCGACCGCCAGCCGCGCATCCCGTACCACGAGTCGGTCATCTACGAAGCCCACGTCAAGGGCCTGACCGAGCTGCACCCGGAAATCCCGGAGGAGCAGCGCGGCACCTACGCGGGCGTGTCCCACCCCGCCGTGATCGAGCACCTCAAGAAGCTCGGGATCACCGCAATCGAGCTCATGCCCGTGCACCAGTTCGTCAACGACGGCACCCTCGTCGAGAAGGGCCTCAACAATTACTGGGGCTACAACACGATCGGCTTCTTCGCGCCGCAAAACACCTACAGCTCCTCCGGCGACGTCGGGCACCAGGTCCAGGAATTCAAGGCCATGGTCCGCGAACTGCACAAGGCCGGCATCGAAGTGATCCTGGACGTGGTCTACAACCACACCGCCGAGGGAAACCACCTGGGCCCCACCCTGTCCTTCAAGGGCATCGACAACGCCGCCTACTACCGGCTGGTCGACGATGACCTGAAGCACTACATGGACTACACCGGCACCGGCAACTCGCTCAACGTCCGGCACCCGCATTCGCTGCAACTGCTTATGGACTCGCTGCGCTACTGGGTCACCGAAATGCACGTGGACGGGTTCCGCTTCGACCTCGCCTCCACCCTGGCCCGCGAGTTTTACGACGTCGATAAGCTCTCCACCTTCTTCGAACTGATCCAGCAGGATCCGATCGTCTCCCAGGTCAAGCTGATCGCCGAGCCGTGGGACGTGGGCCCCGGCGGCTACCAGGTGGGCAACTTCCCGCCGCAGTGGACGGAATGGAACGGCAAGTACCGCGACACCGTCCGTGATTTCTGGCGCGGCGAGCCGTCCACGCTTGGCGAATTCGCCTCGCGGCTGACCGGCTCGGCCGACCTCTACGAGAGCTCGGCCAGGCGCCCGGTGGCTTCCATCAACTTCGTCACCGCCCACGACGGCTTCACGATGCGGGACCTGGTGTCCTACAACGAGAAGCACAACGACGCCAACGGTGAAGGCAACAACGACGGCGAATCGCACAACCGCTCCTGGAACTGCGGCGCGGAAGGCGACACCGACGACGACGCCGTACTGACCCTGCGCGCCCGCCAGCAGCGCAACTTCATCGCGACCCTCCTGCTCTCGCAGGGCGTTCCGATGATCCTGCACGGCGACGAACTGGGCCGCACCCAGCAGGGCAACAACAACACCTACTGCCAGGACTCCGAGCTCAGCTGGGTGCACTGGGAGGACATGGACCAGCCCCTCGTGGAGTTCACGGCCGTGGTCAACAAGGTCCGCCGCGACCACCCCATCTTCCGGCGCAGCCGCTTCTTTGACGGCCGCCCGGTCCGCCGCGGCGAAGGCGAAAAGCTCCCGGACATCGTGTGGCTCAACACCGACGGCAAGGAAATGCTGCCGGAGGACTGGGACAGCGGATTCGGCCGGACCATCGGCGTGTTCTACAACGGCCACGGCATCCAGGAACAGGACTCGCGCGGACGCCGGATCACCGACGACAGCTTCCTGCTGGCCTTCAACGCCCATGACGGCAACGTCGACTTCCTGCTGCCCGCCGGGGAATACTCGCCGTTCTGGGAAGTCGTTGTCGACACCGCCGACATGGCAGACACGGACCAGCCGCTCAAGGCCGGGACCGTCCTGCCGCTCGCGGCGAAATCCCTCGTGGTGCTCCGCGCCTACTCGGGCCCCGAAGTGGAGGTGGATTACTCCGCCGCTGCATCCCTGGCCGCCAGGGCCGAGACTCCCGCGGCTCCCGCTCCGGAAGCTCCGGCGCCGGTGGAGGAGGCACCGGCAGCTCCGGCGGAGACTCCTGACGCTCCCGCCGAACCCGAGGCCGCCCCCGAGCCGGAGACGGCACCCGAGCCGGAGACGGCACCCGAGCCGGAGACGGCACCTGAACCCGAGCCCGCCCCCGAGCCGGAGACGGCACCCGAGCCGGAGACGGCACCTGAGCCGGAGCCCGCCCCCGAGCCGGAGACGGCACCCGAGCCGGAGACGGCACCTGAGCCGGAGCCCGCCCCCGAGCCGGAGCCCGCCCCCAAGAAGCCGGCCCCGGCCAAGCGCGGCTCGTCCAAGGCCGCCAAGAAGCCGCGGGCCAGGAAGGGCCCGGCCTCATGA
- a CDS encoding NAD(P)H-hydrate epimerase: MISAYTGTQVREAEKPFLDDVLGPGAGAVLMQRAAYGLANAVVSALRGRGQRLYGSSVAVLAGKGNNGGDGLFAAALLARRGMRTTAVLTAGAAHDAGLAAFRKAGGHVLVLTADNVAELAATAGGADVVIDAVLGTGAQGGLRGPAAGLVEALGRSRPGSHSPLVVACDIPSGVAADTGEAHAPVLAADLTVTFGAAKAGLLADPGADFAGRVQVIPIGIEGALPWPALRRLEAGDLSALLPRPERRAHKYSRGVLGVVAGSSAYPGAAVLACTGALAAGVGMVRYLGPPDVADLVRQSCPEVVCSTGTVAGTHVQAWLVGSGLDDSDEQQLQRARDAADSGLPTIADAGALPALPDVLAPQVILTPHAGELSALLQRLGAPLDRSGIEASTLGAVRRAAGLTEATVLLKGATTLVASPFQDFFSQAEGTPWIATAGSGDVLAGVAGALLAQVGADVGRFGEHDIDPDARWAAIAAMAASIHGLAGVRASRGGPVTATAIARAVPEVMREL; the protein is encoded by the coding sequence ATGATCAGCGCCTACACCGGAACCCAGGTACGAGAGGCCGAGAAGCCGTTCCTCGACGACGTCCTAGGCCCCGGTGCGGGCGCTGTTCTCATGCAGCGGGCCGCCTACGGCCTCGCCAACGCCGTCGTCAGTGCGCTGCGCGGCCGCGGTCAGCGGCTGTACGGCTCGAGCGTGGCCGTGCTTGCCGGCAAGGGCAACAACGGCGGGGACGGGCTTTTCGCCGCTGCGCTGCTGGCCCGCCGCGGCATGCGGACGACGGCGGTGCTCACCGCCGGCGCCGCCCACGACGCCGGGCTGGCGGCGTTCCGGAAGGCCGGCGGACACGTTCTGGTCCTGACCGCGGACAATGTCGCCGAGCTCGCCGCGACGGCCGGCGGCGCCGACGTCGTGATTGATGCGGTCCTCGGGACCGGAGCGCAGGGTGGCCTGCGGGGGCCGGCAGCCGGCCTCGTCGAGGCACTGGGACGCTCCCGGCCGGGCTCCCATTCCCCCTTGGTGGTGGCCTGCGACATCCCCAGCGGCGTCGCCGCGGACACCGGAGAGGCGCACGCGCCGGTCCTGGCCGCCGACCTGACGGTGACGTTCGGCGCCGCCAAGGCCGGCCTGCTGGCGGATCCCGGGGCCGACTTCGCCGGCCGCGTGCAGGTCATTCCGATCGGAATCGAAGGAGCGCTGCCCTGGCCGGCCCTGCGACGGCTTGAAGCCGGAGACCTCTCCGCCCTCCTGCCGCGCCCTGAGCGGCGGGCGCACAAGTACTCCAGGGGAGTGCTTGGGGTGGTCGCAGGCTCGAGCGCCTATCCCGGCGCCGCGGTGCTGGCCTGCACGGGCGCCCTGGCCGCCGGCGTCGGAATGGTCCGCTACCTTGGACCGCCGGACGTTGCCGATCTGGTCCGCCAATCCTGTCCCGAGGTCGTGTGCAGCACCGGCACCGTGGCCGGCACCCACGTCCAGGCCTGGCTCGTCGGCTCCGGACTGGACGACTCCGATGAACAGCAGTTGCAGCGCGCCCGCGACGCCGCGGACTCGGGCCTGCCGACGATCGCCGACGCCGGCGCGTTGCCCGCACTGCCTGATGTGCTGGCCCCCCAAGTGATCCTGACACCCCACGCCGGCGAACTCTCAGCACTGCTCCAGCGCCTCGGGGCCCCCTTGGACCGCTCCGGCATAGAAGCGTCCACGCTCGGCGCGGTGCGGCGGGCCGCGGGTCTGACCGAAGCCACCGTGCTGCTCAAGGGCGCCACGACCCTTGTGGCGTCCCCCTTCCAGGACTTCTTCAGCCAGGCCGAGGGCACGCCCTGGATCGCCACGGCGGGCAGCGGTGACGTCCTGGCCGGGGTTGCCGGTGCCCTGCTGGCCCAGGTGGGTGCCGACGTCGGGCGCTTCGGTGAGCACGACATCGACCCCGACGCCAGATGGGCGGCGATCGCGGCGATGGCGGCCAGCATCCACGGTCTCGCCGGAGTCCGGGCTTCCCGCGGGGGGCCAGTAACGGCAACGGCCATCGCCCGGGCCGTTCCGGAGGTGATGCGGGAACTGTAA
- a CDS encoding holo-ACP synthase, with amino-acid sequence MIVGIGVDVVDIERFGRQLERTPGLRDRLFVPAERELNTRSLAARFAAKEAVAKVLGAPAGMNWQDCWIGLDQNGPTVQVKGTVLAVAESKGVKRWHLSMSHDGGIATATVIAEG; translated from the coding sequence ATGATCGTAGGCATAGGCGTAGACGTCGTAGACATTGAGCGGTTCGGGCGGCAGCTCGAGCGAACCCCCGGGCTGCGCGACAGGTTGTTCGTACCTGCCGAGCGGGAACTGAACACCCGGTCCCTGGCCGCGCGGTTCGCGGCCAAGGAGGCCGTGGCCAAGGTGCTGGGCGCTCCGGCCGGCATGAACTGGCAGGACTGCTGGATCGGGCTGGACCAGAACGGCCCCACCGTTCAGGTCAAGGGAACGGTGCTGGCCGTGGCGGAGTCGAAGGGCGTCAAGCGCTGGCACCTGTCGATGAGCCACGACGGCGGGATCGCCACCGCGACCGTTATCGCCGAAGGCTGA
- the glmS gene encoding glutamine--fructose-6-phosphate transaminase (isomerizing): MCGIVGYVGHSDGRVNAGHNALDVVLEGLRRLEYRGYDSAGIAVVADGAISSRKKSGKLSNLIAELDSRPLPESVTGIGHTRWATHGGPTDQNAHPHLSDEGKLALIHNGIIENFAELKQELLRKGVVFQSETDTEVAAALLGDIYRNQVGGDAAKGGLTRAMQLACQRLEGAFTLLAIHADQPDVVVAARRNSPLVVGLGEGENFLGSDVSGFIDYTRRAVELGQDQIVTITADSVEITDFYGAAAEGKEYHVNWDPASAEKGGFPSFMEKEIHDQPDAVLQTLLGRSDIHGRLTLDELRVDPQLLKNVDKIIVLACGTSAYAGQVAKYAIEHWCRIPTEVELSHEFRYRDPIVDENTLIVSISQSGETMDTLMAVRYAKEQGAKTVSICNTNGSTIPRESDAVLYTHAGPEIAVASTKAFLAQITAAYLLGLYLAQLRGNKFQGEIKDILADLGKIPAKIQHILDNEAQIKELGESMADAKSVLFLGRHVGFPVAMEGALKLKELAYIHAEGFAAGELKHGPIALIEEGQPVFVVVPSPRGRDSLHSKVVSNIQEVRARGARTIVIAEEGDEAVKAYAEHVFYIPETPTLLAPLLATVPLQIFALALASAKGYDVDQPRNLAKSVTVE; this comes from the coding sequence ATGTGTGGAATCGTTGGATATGTGGGCCACTCAGATGGCCGGGTAAATGCTGGACACAATGCCTTGGACGTAGTCCTTGAAGGGCTGCGGCGCCTGGAGTACCGGGGCTACGACTCTGCGGGCATTGCAGTGGTTGCCGACGGCGCCATTTCTTCCCGGAAGAAGTCGGGCAAACTGAGTAACCTCATCGCCGAACTCGACTCCCGCCCGCTGCCGGAATCCGTCACCGGAATCGGCCACACACGCTGGGCGACGCACGGCGGTCCGACGGACCAGAACGCGCACCCGCACCTGTCCGACGAGGGCAAGCTGGCGCTGATCCACAACGGCATCATCGAGAACTTCGCCGAGCTCAAGCAGGAGCTCCTGCGCAAGGGCGTCGTCTTCCAGTCCGAGACCGACACGGAAGTGGCGGCCGCCCTGCTCGGCGACATCTACCGCAACCAGGTGGGCGGCGACGCCGCCAAGGGCGGGCTCACCCGGGCCATGCAGCTTGCCTGCCAGCGGCTCGAGGGTGCCTTCACCCTGCTGGCCATCCACGCCGACCAGCCCGACGTGGTGGTTGCGGCACGCCGGAACTCCCCGCTCGTCGTCGGCCTCGGCGAGGGCGAGAACTTCCTCGGCTCCGACGTCTCCGGCTTCATTGACTACACCCGCCGCGCCGTGGAACTGGGCCAGGACCAGATCGTCACGATCACCGCCGACTCCGTGGAGATCACGGACTTCTACGGCGCCGCCGCCGAGGGCAAGGAGTACCACGTCAACTGGGACCCGGCCTCCGCGGAAAAGGGCGGCTTCCCGTCCTTCATGGAAAAGGAAATCCACGACCAGCCGGACGCCGTGCTGCAGACCCTGCTGGGCCGCTCCGACATCCACGGCAGGCTGACGCTCGATGAGCTCCGGGTCGATCCGCAGCTGCTCAAGAACGTCGACAAGATTATCGTCCTGGCCTGCGGCACCTCCGCCTACGCCGGACAGGTGGCGAAGTACGCGATCGAGCACTGGTGCCGGATTCCCACCGAGGTCGAACTCTCGCACGAATTCCGCTACCGGGACCCGATCGTGGACGAGAACACCCTGATCGTCTCCATCTCCCAGTCCGGCGAGACCATGGACACCCTGATGGCCGTCCGCTACGCCAAGGAACAGGGCGCCAAGACGGTCTCGATCTGCAACACCAACGGGTCCACCATCCCGCGGGAATCCGATGCCGTGCTCTACACGCACGCCGGACCCGAGATCGCCGTGGCCTCGACCAAGGCGTTCCTCGCCCAGATCACCGCCGCCTACCTGCTGGGCCTTTATTTGGCACAGCTGCGCGGCAACAAGTTCCAGGGCGAGATCAAGGACATCCTGGCCGATCTCGGCAAGATCCCGGCCAAGATCCAGCACATCCTCGACAACGAGGCCCAGATCAAGGAACTCGGCGAGTCCATGGCCGACGCCAAGTCCGTCCTGTTCCTGGGCCGCCACGTCGGTTTCCCGGTCGCGATGGAAGGTGCGCTCAAGCTCAAGGAGCTGGCCTACATCCACGCCGAAGGCTTTGCCGCCGGTGAGCTCAAGCACGGCCCGATCGCCCTGATCGAGGAAGGCCAGCCCGTCTTTGTGGTGGTCCCGTCCCCGCGCGGCCGCGACTCGCTGCACTCCAAGGTGGTCTCCAACATCCAGGAGGTCCGCGCCCGCGGCGCCCGCACGATCGTGATCGCGGAGGAAGGGGACGAGGCCGTCAAGGCCTACGCCGAGCACGTCTTCTACATCCCGGAGACCCCCACGCTCCTGGCGCCGCTGCTCGCGACGGTTCCGCTGCAGATCTTTGCCCTCGCACTCGCCTCGGCCAAGGGCTACGACGTGGACCAGCCACGCAACCTGGCCAAGAGCGTGACCGTAGAATAA
- the coaA gene encoding type I pantothenate kinase: protein MTLQRNEANGEGVSPFVELDRQTWSRLAAQMEQPLNEEDVVRLRGLGDPLDMNEVREVYLPLSRLLHLYVEAAGQLHAATTTFLGETTQRTPFVIGVAGSVAVGKSTIARVLREMLRRWPGTPNVELITTDGFLYPLAELKRRQLLERKGFPESYDRRALLRFVSEIKGGAEEVRAPWYSHVTYDIVPGKEVVVRRPDVLIVEGLNVLAPARARQDGRQGLALSDFFDFSIYVDAKTSYIEEWYVDRFRKLRSTAFAQPESYFHRYATLSDAEAEQTAREIWKRINEPNLEENVLPTRGRAQLVLTKDADHSIRRMLLRKV from the coding sequence GTGACTTTGCAACGCAATGAAGCGAACGGGGAAGGTGTCTCCCCGTTCGTGGAGCTGGACCGGCAGACCTGGTCCCGGCTCGCTGCCCAGATGGAGCAGCCCCTTAATGAAGAGGACGTGGTCCGGCTTCGCGGCCTTGGCGACCCCCTCGACATGAACGAAGTGCGCGAGGTCTACCTTCCCCTCTCCCGGCTCCTGCACCTCTATGTGGAAGCCGCGGGCCAGCTGCACGCAGCCACCACCACGTTCCTCGGCGAGACCACCCAGCGCACGCCGTTCGTGATCGGTGTGGCCGGCTCCGTGGCCGTGGGCAAGTCCACCATTGCGCGCGTCCTGCGGGAAATGCTCCGGCGCTGGCCGGGCACCCCCAACGTGGAACTCATCACCACGGACGGGTTCCTCTATCCCCTCGCCGAGCTCAAGCGCCGCCAGCTGCTGGAGCGCAAGGGTTTTCCGGAGTCGTACGACCGCCGGGCCCTGCTGCGGTTTGTGAGCGAGATCAAGGGCGGCGCCGAGGAAGTCCGCGCCCCCTGGTACTCCCACGTGACCTACGACATCGTGCCGGGCAAGGAAGTGGTGGTGCGCCGGCCGGACGTGCTGATTGTCGAGGGACTGAACGTCCTGGCGCCGGCCCGGGCACGGCAGGACGGCCGGCAGGGCCTCGCCCTCAGTGATTTCTTCGACTTCTCCATCTATGTCGACGCCAAGACCTCGTACATCGAGGAGTGGTATGTGGACCGCTTCCGCAAACTGCGGAGCACGGCCTTCGCCCAGCCGGAGTCCTATTTCCACCGCTACGCCACCCTCTCCGACGCCGAGGCCGAACAGACAGCCCGTGAGATCTGGAAGCGCATCAACGAGCCGAACCTCGAGGAAAACGTCCTTCCGACCCGCGGCCGGGCGCAACTGGTCCTGACCAAGGACGCGGACCACTCCATCCGGCGGATGCTGCTGAGGAAGGTCTAG
- a CDS encoding M15 family metallopeptidase: MCYNGGGETTGRQEAAPDSPSRRAFTRLLLAGTGLAALTACTPAPPNTPSGTPGPTPGPAPGLATATPSAAASASGSPLPASAAAAVPGAPAPAAAPPSAAPPSAAAPGPQHSLTDPTSPWVIVNKHRPLSPATFVPPDLARPAVRLATSGEAALLNSTTAAAAEKMFAAAAADGVVITLASGYRSFATQTATYGNWVHTQGQAKADTASARPGYSEHQTGWSFDIGDGSGADAFTPQFKDRPAAVWANANAHRFGFVVRYPWMLHGITGYYYEPWHLRFIGTAAAADMAARGIGTLEEYFGLEAAPDYL, translated from the coding sequence ATGTGCTACAACGGCGGAGGCGAAACAACTGGCCGGCAGGAAGCCGCGCCGGACTCGCCGAGCCGCCGGGCGTTCACCCGCCTCCTGCTGGCAGGCACCGGCCTCGCTGCCCTGACCGCCTGCACTCCGGCCCCGCCCAACACCCCGTCCGGCACACCGGGTCCGACGCCCGGGCCGGCGCCGGGCCTGGCCACTGCGACGCCGTCCGCCGCCGCATCGGCGTCGGGCTCCCCTCTGCCGGCAAGCGCGGCGGCAGCTGTTCCCGGGGCGCCCGCGCCGGCGGCTGCCCCGCCGTCGGCCGCCCCGCCGTCAGCCGCGGCCCCAGGGCCGCAGCATTCACTCACGGACCCCACCAGCCCGTGGGTGATCGTGAACAAGCACAGGCCGCTCTCCCCAGCCACCTTCGTGCCGCCGGACCTGGCCCGGCCGGCCGTCCGCCTGGCCACTTCCGGCGAGGCGGCGCTGCTGAACAGCACGACGGCGGCCGCGGCGGAAAAGATGTTCGCTGCCGCGGCGGCCGACGGCGTCGTCATCACCCTGGCCAGCGGATACCGTTCGTTCGCGACGCAAACGGCGACCTACGGCAACTGGGTGCACACGCAAGGGCAGGCCAAGGCTGACACGGCTTCAGCCCGTCCCGGATATTCCGAGCATCAGACGGGGTGGTCTTTCGATATCGGCGACGGCAGCGGCGCGGACGCGTTCACACCGCAGTTCAAGGACCGGCCGGCAGCCGTCTGGGCCAACGCCAATGCCCACCGTTTCGGCTTCGTGGTCCGCTACCCGTGGATGTTGCATGGAATCACGGGGTATTACTACGAGCCCTGGCACCTGCGGTTCATCGGCACTGCGGCGGCCGCGGACATGGCCGCCCGCGGAATCGGCACGCTTGAGGAATACTTCGGCTTGGAAGCCGCCCCGGACTACCTCTAG
- the glmM gene encoding phosphoglucosamine mutase, producing the protein MSRLFGTDGVRGLANGLLTAELALQLAQAAAVVLGHDRNTTPNRPRAVVARDPRASGEFLAAAVEAGLSSSGIDVYDAGVLPTPAAAYLVADLDADFGVMISASHNPAPDNGIKFFARGGQKLPDDVEDAIEDQLGKEPVRPVGGEVGRIQRFSDAEDRYIVHLLGTLPHRLDGLTVVLDCAHGAASGCSPQVFKDAGANVIVIGAEPDGHNINEGVGSTHLGQLQRAVLDHGADLGIAHDGDADRCLAVDHEGNEVDGDQIMAILAVALKASGKLKDDVLVATVMSNLGLKLALRDAGISLRETGVGDRYVLEEMRSGGFSLGGEQSGHVIFADYATTGDGVLTGLQLAAQVARTGRPLKDLATVMTKLPQVLINVKGVDRTRVKGDEVVAAAVAVAEAELGDTGRVLLRPSGTEPVVRVMVEAGDHQTAQDVAERLAQVVRTELALALVSD; encoded by the coding sequence ATGTCTAGATTATTTGGAACCGATGGAGTCCGCGGCCTGGCGAACGGTTTGCTGACCGCAGAGCTCGCCTTGCAGCTCGCCCAGGCTGCCGCCGTCGTACTCGGCCATGACCGAAACACGACCCCAAACCGGCCGCGCGCAGTGGTTGCCCGCGACCCGCGGGCGAGCGGCGAGTTCCTCGCGGCGGCCGTGGAGGCCGGCCTGTCGAGCTCGGGGATCGACGTCTACGACGCCGGCGTGCTCCCCACCCCGGCCGCCGCCTACCTCGTGGCGGACCTCGACGCCGACTTCGGCGTCATGATCTCCGCCTCCCACAACCCCGCGCCGGACAACGGCATCAAGTTCTTCGCCCGGGGCGGCCAGAAGCTGCCCGACGACGTCGAGGACGCCATCGAGGACCAGCTCGGCAAGGAGCCCGTCCGTCCTGTCGGCGGCGAGGTGGGAAGGATCCAGCGCTTCTCCGACGCCGAGGACCGCTATATCGTGCACCTGCTCGGCACGCTTCCGCACCGCCTGGACGGCCTGACCGTCGTCCTGGACTGCGCCCACGGCGCAGCCAGCGGCTGCTCTCCTCAGGTGTTCAAGGATGCCGGCGCCAACGTGATCGTCATTGGCGCCGAACCGGACGGCCACAATATCAACGAAGGAGTCGGGTCCACGCATCTTGGCCAGCTCCAGCGCGCTGTCCTGGACCACGGGGCGGACCTCGGCATCGCCCACGACGGCGACGCCGACCGCTGCCTGGCCGTGGACCATGAAGGCAACGAGGTGGACGGCGACCAGATCATGGCCATCCTGGCCGTAGCCCTCAAGGCCTCCGGAAAGCTCAAGGACGATGTCCTTGTGGCCACCGTCATGAGCAATCTCGGCCTGAAGCTCGCCCTCCGCGACGCCGGGATCAGCCTCCGCGAAACCGGAGTGGGGGACCGGTACGTCCTCGAGGAAATGCGCAGCGGCGGCTTCAGCCTGGGCGGCGAACAGTCCGGGCACGTGATTTTCGCCGACTACGCCACCACCGGCGACGGGGTGCTGACCGGCCTGCAGCTGGCAGCCCAGGTGGCCCGCACCGGGCGCCCGCTCAAGGACCTGGCCACCGTCATGACCAAGCTGCCCCAGGTCCTCATCAACGTCAAGGGCGTGGACCGCACGCGTGTGAAGGGCGATGAGGTGGTGGCCGCGGCCGTTGCCGTGGCCGAAGCCGAACTTGGCGACACCGGACGCGTCCTGTTGCGCCCTTCCGGCACCGAGCCGGTGGTGCGCGTCATGGTGGAAGCCGGAGACCATCAGACTGCCCAGGACGTCGCGGAGCGCCTTGCCCAGGTTGTCCGGACCGAGCTCGCGCTGGCACTCGTCTCGGACTGA
- a CDS encoding bifunctional glycosyltransferase family 2/GtrA family protein — protein MKPSSGGLALEIVVPVFNEQAILEKSITKLANYLLQEMTSTWQITIADNASTDNTPTIARRLAEQLPNVVYRRLEVKGRGFALRDAWNASSAKVLAYLDVDLSTDLAALPPLVAPLLSGHSDVSIGTRLGQSSRVSRGPKREFISRSYNFLLRRTMQVRFSDAQCGFKAIRAEVAKRILPHIEDNGWFFDTELLIIAERSGLRIHEIPVDWVDDPDSRVDIRQTAVDDLRGLVRVAGSLLKGSIPVQAIYAELGRRPIVPPGRPSFFGQVLRFGLVGAASTIAFALLYLVLQAPFGAQQANFLALLLTAVGNTAANRRFTFGIRGPARLFTQQFQGLVVFLLAWTITSSSLTLLHAVNVDAAPSHELLVLTGANVLATLLRFVLLRAWVFGARRGNQGGARISNRPAEEPAL, from the coding sequence ATGAAACCTAGCTCTGGGGGCTTGGCGCTTGAAATTGTAGTACCGGTCTTTAATGAACAGGCCATACTCGAAAAAAGCATCACGAAGCTCGCAAATTACCTGTTGCAAGAAATGACTTCGACGTGGCAAATCACTATCGCGGACAATGCCAGCACGGACAACACTCCGACGATTGCCCGGCGTTTGGCGGAGCAGCTGCCGAACGTGGTTTACCGCCGGCTCGAGGTCAAGGGACGCGGGTTCGCGCTGAGGGACGCTTGGAATGCATCCTCTGCCAAGGTGTTGGCGTATCTCGACGTTGATCTGTCAACGGACCTCGCCGCCCTCCCGCCACTCGTGGCGCCCCTGTTGTCGGGCCATTCGGATGTTTCCATCGGAACCAGACTGGGGCAGAGTTCCCGGGTCAGCCGCGGGCCGAAGCGCGAGTTCATTTCGCGGTCCTACAATTTTCTGCTCAGACGGACCATGCAGGTGCGATTCTCAGATGCCCAATGTGGTTTCAAGGCCATCCGGGCCGAAGTCGCCAAAAGGATCCTTCCCCACATTGAGGACAACGGGTGGTTCTTCGACACGGAGTTGTTGATCATTGCCGAGCGGTCCGGCTTGCGGATCCACGAAATTCCCGTGGACTGGGTTGACGACCCGGACAGCAGAGTGGATATCAGGCAGACGGCCGTGGATGATCTCCGTGGGCTGGTCCGTGTTGCAGGCTCGCTTTTGAAGGGAAGCATTCCGGTTCAGGCAATCTACGCAGAGCTGGGACGTCGGCCCATCGTCCCGCCGGGACGGCCGAGCTTCTTCGGCCAGGTACTGCGGTTCGGTTTGGTGGGCGCGGCTTCAACCATCGCTTTTGCTTTGCTCTATTTGGTCCTTCAGGCACCCTTTGGCGCTCAGCAGGCGAACTTCCTGGCCCTGCTGCTGACTGCCGTCGGAAATACCGCAGCCAACCGCCGGTTCACGTTTGGCATTCGTGGTCCGGCGAGACTCTTCACCCAACAATTTCAAGGACTGGTGGTGTTCCTGTTGGCTTGGACCATTACGTCCTCTTCTCTGACGCTTCTTCATGCCGTCAATGTCGACGCCGCTCCAAGCCACGAACTCCTGGTCCTGACCGGTGCCAACGTTCTCGCCACCCTCCTCAGGTTTGTCCTGCTTCGGGCCTGGGTGTTCGGGGCGCGTCGCGGCAACCAGGGCGGTGCCCGCATATCCAACAGGCCGGCCGAGGAGCCTGCCCTTTGA